A window of Choloepus didactylus isolate mChoDid1 chromosome 21, mChoDid1.pri, whole genome shotgun sequence contains these coding sequences:
- the RPS2 gene encoding 40S ribosomal protein S2 — translation MADDAGAAGGPGGSGGPGMGGRGGFRGGFGSGVRGRGRGRGRGRGRGRGARGGKAEDKEWLPVTKLGRLVKDMKIKSLEEIYLFSLPIKESEIIDFFLETSLKDEVLKIMPVQKQTRAGQRTRFKAFVAIGDYNGHVGLGVKCSKEVATAIRGAIILAKLSIVPVRRGYWGNKIGKPHTVPCKVTGRCGSVLVRLIPAPRGTGIVSAPVPKKLLMMAGIDDCYTSARGCTATLGNFAKATFDAISKTYSYLTPDLWKETVFTKSPYQEFTDHLVKTHTRVSVQRTQAPAVATT, via the exons ATGGCGGATGACGCCGGTGCTGCGGGAGGCCCCGGGGGCTCCGGGGGCCCTGGAATGGGAGGCCGCGGCGGCTTCCGTGGAGGCTTCGGCAGCGGGGTCCGGGGCCGGGGCCGCGGCCGTGGTCGGGGCCGGGGCCGAGGCCGCGGAGCTCGCGGCGGCAAGGCGGAGGACAAGGAG TGGCTCCCTGTCACCAAGCTGGGCCGTTTGGTCAAGGACATGAAGATCAAGTCCCTGGAGGAGATTTATTTGTTCTCTCTGCCCATCAAG GAGTCAGAGATCATCGATTTTTTCCTGGAAACGTCCCTCAAGGATGAGGTTTTGAAAATCATGCCTGTGCAGAAGCAGACGCGTGCTGGCCAGCGGACCAGGTTCAAG GCCTTTGTCGCCATCGGGGATTACAACGGCCACGTAGGGCTGGGTGTGAAGTGCTCCAAGGAGGTGGCCACTGCCATCCGCGGGGCCATCATCCTGGCCAAGCTCTCCATCGTCCCTGTGCGGCGGGGCTACTGGGGGAACAAGATCGGCAAGCCCCACACTGTCCCTTGCAAG GTGACGGGGCGCTGTGGCTCTGTGCTGGTGCGCCTCATACCCGCTCCCAGAGGCACTGGCATCGTCTCGGCTCCTGTGCCCAAGAAGCTGCTGATGATGGCCGGAATCGATGACTGCTACACCTCGGCCAGGGGCTGCACGGCCACCCTGGGCAACTTTG CCAAGGCCACCTTCGATGCCATCTCCAAGACCTACAGCTATCTCACCCCTGACCTCTGGAAAGAGACCGTGTTCACAAAGTCTCCCTATCAG GAGTTCACCGACCATCTGGTGAAGACCCACACCAGGGTGTCCGTGCAGAGGACCCAGGCCCCCGCTGTGGCCACCACATAG
- the RNF151 gene encoding RING finger protein 151 → MVARPLQSGGYDLNLFVSPPDCNFLCSVCHGVLKRPMRLPCSHIFCKKCILRWLARQKTCPCCRNEVKQKRMVHVNKLRKTIGRLEVKCKNSEAGCLVTCPLAHRKGHQDSCPFEPTACPNEGCLVRVPRGALAEHGEHCQHGAQWRCPMGCGATLHPADQEQHNCYRELREAWGQRQEQSRALLTRLLKRMRRVHHTTNLIRRQLAQLGNFLEEDSTLFMGTPEEEAETEAALEGSSGDGVWGARGPDIL, encoded by the exons ATGGTGGCCCGGCCTTTGCAGAGTGGAGGGTATGACCTCAACCTCTTCGTCAGCCCTCCCGACTGCAACTTCCTATGCTCCGTCTGCCACGGGGTCCTCAAGAGGCCAATGAGGTTGCCGTGCAGCCACATCTTCTGCAAGAAGTGCATCCTCCGGTGGCTAGCCAG ACAAAAGACCTGTCCATGCTGTAGGAATgaagtaaaacagaaaagaatggtTCACGTGAATAAGCTCCGGAAAACCATTGGCCGCCTGGAAGTCAAG TGCAAGAACTCTGAGGCTGGCTGCTTGGTGACGTGCCCCCTAGCCCATCGCAAGGGACATCAGGACTCGTGTCCATTTGAGCCAACAGCCTGCCCCAATGAGGGCTGCTTGGTTCGCGTGCCGCGGGGGGCCCTGGCTGAGCACGGAGAGCACTGCCAGCATGGTGCCCAGTGGCGCTGCCCCATGGGCTGCGGGGCCACCCTGCACCCAGCCGATCAGGAGCAGCACAACTGCTACCGTGAGCTGCGGGAGGCCTGGGGCCAGCGCCAGGAGCAGAGCCGGGCCCTGCTGACGCGCCTGTTGAAGCGCATGCGTCGGGTGCACCATACCACCAACCTCATCCGCCGGCAGCTGGCCCAGCTGGGCAACTTCCTGGAGGAGGACAGCACCCTGTTCATGGGCACCCCAGAGGAGGAAGCCGAGACCGAGGCCGCCCTCGAAGGCAGCAGCGGAGATGGGGTGTGGGGGGCCCGGGGCCCAGATATCTTGTAA